In Cupriavidus basilensis, the following proteins share a genomic window:
- a CDS encoding NACHT domain-containing protein gives MRFIDLGRYADAGVLDAALRRALKDCIDEGIPTILFLDALDECRVNIKRAETVIEDVLLEVDASALRIVITCRTRAWPRSLEDTLRRHWQSFKESAINIFEIAPYSRGQVAAALNEREIGVAAFFQSLLTSGAYALSLQPLGLRFLISQFGDGEVFSSSRWTLYERGCAALLNECERRREYGNLSLPDGRLRLQLAGFVAAAALLTNKTDIRLDDCNEGESEQSWLDNDQLMRFPLRFGGSEWCASRAQFAEVLHSGLFTARGGGIFTFTHRTYAEFLAAHFIASLGLSIPNVMALITLPDGSGRLVPQLRELAAWLGQQSQQLLSLVVSAEPMLVFDSSVSLSDEIHVGKIFDELTHLIERRRYPIYDYKLIRSYSKLAHPSLLEKLLKILGDKSRVGALRQFAADVASACGHVDQIPSLVSIALDAAEDYELRQSAANAIRDSQSQLAKKEIIPLMKGGCTEDVDDELKGIALHCALDIGDTLGSLIEHVQQRKNSNHSGAYAHALYRLQDLGTLSSDMPHVLGWLHLEFSREHLEHSWEDFVFHMFGKAALMVMSSDEYWYEFGKVAWLALSNHHRLSTSRETSEFDKGLELAERPERRLKVFESILDGATGNPRSAAGILRYGTGLLTETDGAYLIATYERATHSEFQRRIIANLILGYLGDGDGTVREWLLESAGPHAKVRDALLADVSTDYIDAVVLNSDKANKARETLALMRRLDTPSPPTAPKGSSLELLLAALTRAESGDTWEWLNMLSYLRFEEDFLGYYTFSCEVTTSPLWATLDEGVQRRICTCAAAYLRDAGPVERDLAPNQSHQQEDGGIAALVLLHTMNLHGSTGFMDLLVKWARGVARYNLDGQPRAVINRLLDMALRHSPDDMMQILSDVCHQYLKADLARLPDFAEGFMPQPLRRQLEVLLPTLQSESAFLALCKFLDKNGSQAAAINSLVARVDTLPDLSVPFATSCMALLARRKPERMLNSIWLRLRALPQAVAALAAEMQVSVSGHAVPLLLIDAEVTEQIFEILEGDYPSSSDIAYGGIVKWQHYVQHFRNACLYSLRELASRESIAALQRISERYPDRMWIASLLHDAEQKAVRDSWIPYDVQEALAALGIAKGRVVRTERELHLAVVGELVLIAEKISGHSAQPAVYFLWDEASKRPKHEPRLCDWLTIELRDRLSTRGAIVNREVQVRSHSPTGIGERTDILVEVSAATGGDVQRPIRVVIEVKGCWNDDLLSAPASQLRDNYMNAFGTGVGIYLVMWFMCDTWSDDDRRKKVARRLVPSGTAEECLRVISSACDEASSETTLLSPFVFDCTF, from the coding sequence GTGCGCTTTATCGACCTCGGAAGATACGCAGACGCTGGAGTCCTCGACGCCGCCCTGCGGCGCGCCTTGAAGGATTGCATCGACGAGGGCATCCCGACCATCCTCTTTCTGGATGCCCTGGACGAGTGCCGCGTTAATATCAAGCGAGCCGAGACCGTAATTGAAGATGTGCTTCTCGAAGTCGACGCCAGCGCCCTGCGGATAGTTATCACCTGCCGCACACGTGCGTGGCCGCGTTCGTTGGAAGACACCTTGCGGCGCCATTGGCAATCGTTCAAAGAAAGCGCCATCAACATTTTCGAGATTGCTCCGTACTCACGAGGGCAAGTCGCAGCTGCGTTGAATGAGCGGGAAATTGGAGTGGCGGCCTTCTTTCAGTCCTTGTTGACTTCGGGAGCCTACGCGCTCTCCTTACAGCCTCTAGGACTGAGATTCCTGATTTCCCAGTTCGGAGACGGCGAGGTCTTCTCCTCAAGCAGATGGACACTTTACGAACGAGGCTGCGCAGCCTTGTTGAACGAATGCGAGCGTCGCCGTGAGTACGGAAATCTGTCGCTCCCGGATGGGCGTCTCCGGCTGCAGCTCGCGGGATTTGTCGCGGCTGCCGCTCTGCTAACCAACAAGACCGACATCCGGCTAGACGACTGTAATGAGGGCGAGTCCGAACAGTCGTGGCTAGACAATGACCAACTGATGCGCTTTCCACTCCGTTTTGGTGGGAGCGAGTGGTGTGCAAGCAGAGCGCAGTTTGCCGAAGTGTTGCATAGCGGACTGTTTACGGCAAGAGGCGGCGGAATTTTTACATTCACGCATCGCACGTACGCGGAATTCCTCGCGGCGCATTTCATCGCGTCCCTGGGGCTTTCCATCCCCAATGTCATGGCTCTCATTACCTTGCCAGACGGCTCCGGCAGACTGGTCCCACAGCTTCGCGAACTCGCAGCATGGTTAGGTCAGCAAAGCCAGCAACTCCTGTCTCTGGTTGTTTCCGCTGAGCCAATGCTAGTCTTTGACAGTAGCGTTTCGCTATCGGATGAGATACACGTAGGGAAGATTTTTGATGAGCTTACCCACTTGATTGAACGACGTAGATATCCCATCTACGACTACAAACTTATACGGTCATACTCGAAGCTGGCTCACCCATCGTTGCTCGAGAAGCTGCTGAAAATCCTTGGTGATAAGAGTCGAGTTGGTGCTTTGCGCCAATTTGCCGCCGATGTGGCTTCCGCGTGCGGACATGTAGACCAGATTCCATCGCTAGTTTCAATTGCACTTGATGCGGCGGAAGACTACGAGCTAAGACAAAGCGCGGCGAATGCCATCAGGGATTCTCAGTCCCAGCTTGCAAAGAAGGAAATCATTCCGTTGATGAAAGGTGGTTGCACTGAAGACGTCGACGATGAGTTGAAAGGAATTGCGCTTCACTGCGCCCTTGACATCGGAGACACCTTAGGCTCGCTCATCGAGCACGTTCAGCAGCGAAAGAACTCGAATCATTCCGGCGCATATGCGCACGCTTTGTATAGACTTCAAGATTTAGGCACGCTGTCCAGCGATATGCCGCATGTGCTGGGATGGCTGCACTTGGAATTTAGTCGCGAACATCTTGAACACAGTTGGGAGGACTTCGTTTTCCACATGTTCGGCAAAGCGGCGCTCATGGTCATGTCGTCAGACGAGTACTGGTATGAATTTGGAAAAGTGGCTTGGCTTGCGTTGTCAAATCACCACCGGCTATCTACCTCGCGAGAAACATCAGAATTCGACAAGGGTCTCGAGCTCGCCGAACGCCCTGAGCGTCGGCTAAAAGTCTTCGAATCCATCTTAGATGGGGCGACCGGCAATCCTCGGTCTGCAGCGGGAATATTACGATACGGAACTGGCCTGCTCACCGAGACTGACGGAGCATACCTGATTGCTACATACGAACGGGCCACTCACTCCGAATTCCAGCGGAGGATAATCGCCAACCTCATACTCGGATATCTGGGTGACGGTGACGGAACTGTTCGCGAGTGGCTGCTTGAGTCAGCTGGCCCCCACGCCAAAGTTCGCGATGCCCTGCTTGCTGACGTCAGTACTGATTACATCGACGCTGTCGTGCTCAACTCGGACAAGGCAAACAAGGCTAGGGAGACGCTTGCGCTTATGCGTAGGCTTGACACTCCTTCACCCCCGACGGCTCCCAAGGGAAGTTCACTCGAACTTCTATTAGCAGCGCTCACGCGAGCTGAGAGCGGAGATACGTGGGAGTGGCTCAACATGCTGTCGTATCTTCGTTTCGAAGAAGACTTTCTCGGCTATTACACGTTCTCGTGTGAAGTTACGACCTCCCCGTTATGGGCAACGCTGGACGAAGGGGTCCAAAGACGAATATGTACTTGCGCCGCTGCGTATCTACGGGATGCTGGGCCAGTTGAACGAGACTTGGCGCCCAATCAATCGCATCAGCAGGAGGACGGAGGCATCGCGGCCCTAGTATTGCTGCATACAATGAATCTGCATGGTTCAACTGGTTTCATGGACTTGCTGGTGAAATGGGCTCGTGGCGTCGCACGATACAATCTCGACGGGCAACCTCGCGCCGTTATCAACCGGTTGCTGGACATGGCGTTAAGGCATTCTCCTGACGACATGATGCAAATCCTTTCGGATGTGTGCCATCAATATCTGAAAGCCGACTTGGCACGCCTCCCCGATTTTGCCGAAGGGTTCATGCCCCAACCGCTGCGACGGCAACTAGAAGTGCTGCTACCAACGCTGCAAAGTGAATCCGCATTCTTAGCGTTGTGCAAGTTTCTGGATAAGAACGGCAGTCAAGCAGCGGCAATTAACTCATTGGTCGCTCGCGTTGATACTCTGCCGGACTTGTCAGTGCCGTTCGCTACAAGTTGTATGGCCCTGCTGGCACGACGAAAGCCCGAGCGCATGCTCAACTCCATTTGGCTACGCCTGCGCGCCTTGCCGCAAGCCGTAGCGGCACTAGCGGCAGAAATGCAAGTCTCGGTTTCGGGTCATGCTGTGCCCCTGCTGCTCATTGATGCCGAAGTCACGGAGCAGATTTTCGAGATACTGGAGGGGGACTATCCCTCTTCGTCTGATATCGCCTACGGAGGCATCGTCAAGTGGCAGCACTATGTACAACACTTTAGAAATGCCTGCCTCTATAGTCTGCGCGAACTGGCCAGTCGTGAAAGTATCGCTGCTCTCCAAAGAATTTCGGAGCGTTATCCTGACCGAATGTGGATTGCATCTCTTTTGCACGATGCTGAGCAAAAGGCCGTTCGCGATTCCTGGATTCCATATGATGTGCAAGAGGCCTTAGCGGCCTTGGGCATTGCCAAGGGCAGGGTTGTCCGAACTGAGCGCGAACTCCACCTAGCCGTGGTAGGCGAGCTTGTGCTAATCGCAGAGAAAATCTCGGGGCATTCGGCACAACCTGCCGTCTATTTCCTTTGGGACGAAGCTTCCAAACGTCCGAAGCACGAACCTCGGCTTTGTGACTGGTTGACCATAGAATTGCGCGACCGCCTCTCGACACGAGGAGCAATTGTGAATCGCGAAGTTCAAGTGCGGTCGCACAGCCCCACCGGCATCGGCGAGAGAACGGACATTCTTGTCGAAGTGTCAGCTGCGACAGGCGGTGACGTGCAGCGACCTATCCGAGTAGTGATTGAAGTCAAAGGTTGCTGGAACGATGACCTGCTGTCTGCGCCAGCCTCACAGTTGCGCGATAACTATATGAACGCATTCGGTACCGGTGTCGGAATATATCTTGTCATGTGGTTCATGTGTGACACTTGGTCTGACGATGACCGCCGGAAGAAAGTTGCCCGAAGGCTTGTACCGAGCGGAACCGCAGAGGAATGCCTAAGGGTCATATCTTCCGCGTGCGACGAGGCTTCATCGGAAACTACGCTGTTAAGCCCATTCGTCTTTGACTGCACCTTCTAG
- a CDS encoding OST-HTH/LOTUS domain-containing protein: MDLLTSASPDALLDLQRTVQRKLGRCLLRLQQYEILLKSLVANHDIAGPPAQLQAIRDARVASVQKQTLGTLVGMLTENYLTPSQEDDAASEDKSGDGGLWVRVRSQIELDPERYEAIRTALKELVDLRNELVHHFLELFNIWDLDGCNAAEAYLDASFQTIDGHFLTLRGWAQTMDQARAFAASFTATSTFEDMVVNGIWPDGSVDWPTSRAVACLRKAEAKFSANGWTKLNAATAWIREQHPDQLPQRYGCGSWRQVIHESRQFEIRKQVAKDSGGNEVWYRSRPAETAI, translated from the coding sequence ATGGACTTACTAACATCAGCCAGTCCCGATGCCCTGCTCGACCTCCAGCGCACCGTGCAGCGAAAGCTCGGGCGCTGCCTGCTTCGTCTCCAGCAGTACGAAATCCTTCTCAAATCGCTTGTCGCCAACCACGACATTGCCGGGCCACCTGCCCAGCTGCAGGCCATCCGCGACGCGCGGGTGGCGAGTGTCCAGAAACAGACCCTGGGTACTCTGGTGGGCATGCTTACTGAGAACTATCTGACCCCAAGCCAGGAAGACGATGCCGCCAGCGAAGATAAGTCGGGCGATGGCGGCCTTTGGGTCCGAGTCCGCTCTCAGATTGAGTTGGACCCCGAACGGTATGAAGCTATCAGGACGGCACTGAAGGAATTGGTAGACCTCCGCAATGAGCTAGTCCATCACTTCTTGGAACTCTTCAACATCTGGGATTTAGATGGCTGCAACGCCGCTGAAGCTTATCTTGACGCCAGCTTCCAGACCATCGATGGCCACTTCCTCACCCTGCGGGGCTGGGCGCAGACGATGGACCAAGCGCGGGCGTTTGCGGCGTCCTTCACGGCGACGTCGACGTTTGAGGACATGGTCGTCAATGGAATCTGGCCAGATGGGTCAGTGGATTGGCCAACAAGCAGGGCCGTCGCCTGCCTTCGGAAAGCGGAGGCCAAGTTCTCCGCAAATGGTTGGACGAAGCTCAATGCCGCCACAGCATGGATACGCGAGCAGCATCCGGACCAGCTGCCACAACGGTATGGCTGCGGTAGCTGGAGGCAGGTTATTCACGAATCGCGCCAGTTCGAGATTCGCAAGCAGGTGGCCAAGGACAGCGGCGGCAATGAGGTCTGGTATCGCAGTCGACCGGCAGAAACAGCGATATAG